The following are encoded together in the Cynocephalus volans isolate mCynVol1 chromosome 4, mCynVol1.pri, whole genome shotgun sequence genome:
- the FLRT1 gene encoding leucine-rich repeat transmembrane protein FLRT1, with product MVVVPPTATATTAPAAAVTATVVMTTATMDLRDWLFLCYGLIAFLTEVIDSTTCPSVCRCDNGFIYCNDRGLTSIPADIPDDATTLYLQNNQINNAGIPQDLKTKVSVQVIYLYENDLDEFPINLPRSLRELHLQDNNVRTIARDSLARIPLLEKLHLDDNSVSTVSIEEDAFADSKQLKLLFLSRNHLSSIPSGLPHTLEELRLDDNRISTIPLHAFKGLNSLRRLVLDGNLLANQRIADDTFSRLQNLTELSLVRNSLAAPPLNLPSAHLQKLYLQDNAISHVPYNTLAKMRELERLDLSNNNLTTLPRGLFDDLGNLAQLLLRNNPWFCGCNLMWLRDWVKARAAVVNVRGLMCQGPEKVRGMAIKDITSEMDECFETGSQGGVDHTAAKTTASNHASATTPQGSLFTLKAKKPGLRLPDSNIDYPMATGEGAKTLIIHVKPLTADSIHITWKAMLPASSFRLSWLRLGHSPAVGSITETLVQGDKTEYLLTALEPKSTYIICLVTMETGNTYVADETPVCAKAETADSHGPTTTLNQEQNAGSMVGLPLAGIIGGAVALVFLFLVLGAICWYVHRAGELLTRERAYNRGSRKKDDYMESGTKKDNSILEIRGPGLQMLPINPYRAKEEYVVHTIFPSNGSSLCKGTHTIGYGTTRGYRDGGIPDIDYSYT from the coding sequence ATGGTGGTGGTACCCCCCACCGCCACTGCCACCACCGcacctgctgctgctgtcacAGCCACTGTTGTGATGACCACAGCCACCATGGACCTGCGGGACTGGCTGTTCCTCTGCTACGGGCTCATCGCCTTCCTGACAGAGGTCATCGACAGCACCACCTGCCCCTCGGTGTGCCGCTGCGACAATGGCTTCATCTACTGCAACGACCGGGGGCTCACCTCCATCCCCGCAGACATCCCTGATGATGCCACCACCCTCTACCTGCAGAACAACCAGATCAACAATGCCGGCATCCCCCAGGACCTCAAGACCAAGGTCAGCGTGCAGGTCATCTACCTGTATGAGAACGACCTGGACGAGTTTCCCATCAACCTGCCCCGTTCCCTGCGGGAGCTGCACCTGCAGGATAACAATGTGCGCACCATCGCCAGGGACTCGCTGGCCCGCATCCCACTGCTGGAGAAGCTGCACCTGGATGACAACTCCGTGTCCACTGTCAGCATCGAGGAGGACGCCTTCGCTGACAGCAAACAGCTCAAGCTGCTCTTCCTGAGCCGCAACCACCTGAGCAGCATCCCCTCGGGGCTGCCCCACACGCTGGAGGAGCTGCGCCTGGATGACAACCGCATCTCTACCATCCCGCTGCACGCCTTCAAGGGCCTCAACAGCCTGCGGCGCCTGGTGCTGGATGGCAACCTGCTGGCCAACCAGCGCATCGCTGATGACACCTTCAGCCGCCTGCAGAACCTGACGGAGCTCTCGCTGGTGCGCAACTCGCTGGCCGCACCGCCCCTCAACCTGCCCAGCGCCCACCTGCAGAAGCTCTATCTGCAGGACAATGCCATCAGCCATGTCCCCTACAACACGCTGGCCAAGATGCGTGAACTGGAACGGCTAGACCTATCCAACAACAACCTCACCACGCTGCCCCGTGGTCTGTTTGACGACCTGGGCAACCTGGCCCAGCTGCTGCTCAGGAACAACCCCTGGTTCTGCGGCTGTAACCTCATGTGGCTGCGGGACTGGGTGAAGGCGCGAGCGGCCGTGGTCAACGTGCGGGGCCTCATGTGCCAGGGACCCGAGAAGGTCCGGGGCATGGCCATCAAGGACATCACCAGCGAGATGGACGAGTGCTTTGAGACGGGCTCGCAGGGCGGTGTAGACCACACAGCCGCCAAGACCACGGCCAGCAACCACGCCTCTGCCACCACACCCCAGGGCTCACTGTTCACCCTCAAGGCCAAGAAGCCAGGGCTGCGCCTCCCCGACTCCAACATTGATTACCCCATGGCCACGGGCGAGGGCGCCAAGACCCTGATCATCCATGTGAAGCCCCTGACAGCAGACTCCATCCACATCACGTGGAAAGCTAtgcttcctgcctcctccttccGGCTCAGCTGGCTGCGCCTGGGCCATAGCCCAGCTGTGGGCTCCATCACAGAGACCCTGGTGCAGGGGGACAAGACGGAGTACCTGCTCACCGCCCTGGAGCCCAAGTCCACCTACATCATCTGCCTGGTCACCATGGAAACTGGCAACACCTATGTGGCCGACGAGACGCCTGTGTGTGCCAAGGCAGAGACAGCCGACAGCCATGGCCCCACCACCACGCTCAACCAGGAGCAGAACGCTGGCTCCATGGTGGGCCTGCCCCTGGCAGGCATCATTGGGGGCGCCGTGGCGCTTGTCTTCCTCTTCCTGGTCCTGGGTGCCATCTGCTGGTATGTGCACCGGGCTGGGGAGCTGCTGACCCGGGAGAGGGCCTATAACCGGGGCAGCAGGAAAAAGGACGATtacatggagtcagggaccaagAAAGATAATTCCATCCTGGAAATCCGTGGCCCTGGGCTGCAGATGCTGCCCATCAATCCCTACCGCGCCAAAGAGGAGTACGTGGTCCACACCATCTTCCCCTCCAATGGCAGCAGCCTCTGCAAGGGCACACACACCATCGGCTACGGCACCACGCGGGGCTACCGGGACGGCGGCATCCCCGACATAGACTACTCCTACACATGA